From the Pseudomonas monsensis genome, the window CATAGTCCTGCGGGTCGGCGAGGATACGCTTACATCCATCCATAATAGTGCCGGAGACGTGGTCCGGACATTGGAAAAAGCCAATGGAGACGTGATTGCAACGGTTCAAAAGGCGGGCGAGGATACAGTTAAGACGACCTATACGGCAGCAAACGATGCAACTGTGACTTATGTAAAGACATGGCGCGATATCGGTGAACAGGGAAAGCGCAGTTTTGAAGATGCTGTCGATGCCGGAGAGGCGGCGGGTCACTTTGTAGAAAATCAAGCCAAATCCGAAATGGACGCCTTTGACGGTGCAGTAAAGCGAATGCAAGACGGTAAAGTCGTCGATGCCATGTGGCAAGTTGGCACTGAGCGACTCAGTTCCAGCGAAGAAAACTTTGCTAAAGCCACACAAGAGAGTTCGGTGATCAATTCAGCAGCAGCTTCAGTTGCAGCAGCATACGGTGGACCTGCGGGTGCCGCCGCATATGCTGCCTGGTCAACCTATCGCCAAACCGGCAACGCTGACATGGCACTGCGCGCTGGATTGTTGGCTGCAGTAACTTCGCAGAATGGCTCATCAGTTGCGCAAATGCCGGCGGGTAACGCTGGCGAGATACTTAAAAAGGCGGCCATGGCCGGCGCTGCCGGTGGCATCGCGGCGGCGGCTGCTGGGGGTGATGAGCAAGCGATCAAAGACGGATTCTTGAGGTCATCTGGCGCCGTACTGGTCCAAAAGGGAACTGACGAGCTCAAGGCGTATTCCCCAGAAGCCAATGATGCATATCAAGCCGTGCAATGTATTTCGGCTCGTGATGTTGACTGCCTGTCAAAAACGACGTGGGTCAGAGAGAAAGGGAAAATCTTATATGACGAGTATGGCAAGCCGATTATTGATGCCAATAAAATTGACCCCAATAAATATGTAGGCAAATGGAGTCAGGTAGACCCGAAATCTGCCGAGGGTCAGATTAACGCGATCATTGCACAGACTTCAAAGTTACCTAAGATGGAAGCAATTCCGATACTAAAAAACAAGTGGATCCTTACTTGGAGTCTTGGCAAGGAGGAAACCATTAAATACGCCCAGCCCACTGTAGTGTTAACTTACGTCGGTGAAAATCCTCCTTTCACTTCTGAGGTGCGCTACGTAGAGCATCGAAAGAATCCTATACAGCTAAATAAGGGAAAGCGGGATACGAGTGAACAGCTTGTCGTATACTACGTGAAGCCTGCGGACAGGGATAGAGTCACCAAAGCCCTCGAGGAAAAATCGATAAAATATACCAAGAGGTCTTACGCCCTGAGGCGACATAAAGAAGCGCTATCAAACGCCTTAATTTGCGGTCCAGATACACGCATCCAAAATCTAAGAAAGGTCGCGCTTGCACTAATGGAAAAAGGCATAGATATTAAGTACATCGGAACAAATCGCAAGTACAAGCGTGGAACTATATCTATAATAAATCTTAAAAGGAATAATTATACAGTAAACGATCCGAATATCTCGCAAAAGCAAGTAAAGGAACTCGTTGAATGTCCTGGAGAATTGAAAAATACTAAATGAAAAAAATGCCCTTGGGCCAGTCAGCTAAGCATTCATGGATGTGAAAGTCCCCGGTGGTAGGAGGCCCGGAGACCTCGGGTCACCGACGGTGGAATGGCGAACAGTTTATGTTTTTGGTGCCTCAATTTTCCCTCGTGCTGATGTAAGGCCAAGGTCGGATGCCCTACAGACCTCGCTGTAGTTTATATGGGTATCCCAGTCCTGCGGACGTTCACCGGAAAACTGAGCAGCGACGGAGCATTCGCGACCTTGTAAAAAAAGAGGGATGATACTCACCATATTTTCACTCCGGTCGTCGCTCGATAAAGCAAGCAGATTTGAGCGCACATTCCCCCACTTTTACGAAGTACCATTTACGGACGCAGTCAAGTATGACAGTGACACAGCTAACTACAGCACCAACCGAGACCGATCTCGAAGCAGAAATCCACTCGGCCATCAGACTGGCCTTTCCCCTAATGCCAGCTCACGCCATTCGCCATCAAATCCAGTTCCAATTCAAGTTTGGCCATGCTGCAATCAAGGTTGACGGTTCAAAACCCACATCAGTCAGGTCGCGGGCCGACGTCCTGCTGTTCGTTGAGGACAAGCCCCTGGCGGTGCTTGAGCTCAAAAGGATGAGCGAAGAGCTCCAGCCCGATGATGGTCAGCAAGGTCTTTCGTATGCTCGTGCGCTTAATTCAACACCACCATTGGTGGTGGTCAGCAATGGCATTGAAACGCGTTACCTTGAAACGCACACCGGTGGTGTATGGGTAGCGGTCGATAAGGATGCTCAGGCATTTACCGCCTTAGTGGACAGCGCCTCAAAAGCAGCCAAGGCTGACCTGAAGCTCGCAATTCAGACTCTCATGGGCACAAATTCTTCCGTCTGGATGCAGGCGGTACTGCATGCCTCCAGTGCGAACATGGAGGAACTGACGGGCTCCATTGAGGACACCGACCAGCCTTTCGGCCGAAACTTTCTTATTCCAAGGCGACCGACAAAAAAGGTTGTCGACTTCCTGAGGAAAAATCAGAAACTCGTATTGCTCGAGGGGTCGTCACTGGTAGGTAAAAGTAACGTTTTACGTGAGTTATGCGAGCTGACAGTCTCCAACGAGGTTGGAGCGACTCTATACATAGAAACCGAAACAGGAAGCAGCATTCTTCAGTGCATCGCGGATGCTTTAGAAAGTCATCTTAACTGGCCGGTTACGGTGGATGAGGCCCGTTACTGGTTAAAACAGGTTTCAGACGCCAATGGCCCCGACCTGATTCTGGCAATCGATGGGCTCAACAGTGACGATAGAGTAGTCCGAAAGGAGATTGAGGACCTATCGAGTACTAAGTTTGGAAACCATTTAAAGCTGGTGGTGGCACTGGATACAACAGTTGCAAGCCGAATTGTGATCACCAATGGCCGCAACAAATCGCCAATCGGACGCAGAGCGGTGCGAGTTGAAGTAGAGCCGCTGGATAACGATGAATTCGCTCATGCCGTCCAGACCTTGCTCGATAAGCGTCTTGTGCTCATGCAGGGGGCGTTCTACACGCCAGATTACCGTCATCCTTGGGTACTCCGCTCCGTAGCCGCATTGGCTCTTGCGAGCCTTGAGGACGAAAGTCAGGAAACCTTTCTGGCCATCCTGCCAATGCTCAACACCGACCTCATCCAATACGCTCGTGATCGATTTGAGGACATCGATCTTCTTCGAACCTTCGCAAAAGTCGCTCAAGCCATGATCATTGAATCGAGGGACGCCGCGCGACACCCAACTCTGATTGCCGAATGCAATCGGACATTTGGGATCCGTCGTGCCACGCTGTCGGAGCTGCTGAGCTCTGATGAATTGAATTTACTTGAGGAAGCGGGTTACCTGAAACCCGCTATTCATCAGGTTACGGCAGAGCACATCAGTTACGTTCGACAGCCTGCACTTCTCGCCAGCGAGATTTCGAGGTTTATCAAATCCGAAATCATTAGAAGATCAGAAAAGGATCCAGCGGATGCGGCCACTTGGTTGATTGACGCAGCATCTCGCTTGCCACTTGGAGATGTAATTGCAGCACATGCACTCCTTGAGGCATCAACGGAGGATGAGGGATTACCAATAGGAGTTATGCTTAAACTCCTCAAAACAAAACCCCAAAGCAAATCACCGACGCCAGGCACGACATACGCCGGCCTTCATCCAGAAATTGGATATATAAAATTTCGAGTCGTAAGGGATACGGTCATTGAGCTATTTGTTAAGGGGGGGTCAAAAATACTCGATCTTGGCGTACCTGTGGGTGAGTTGCTGGAGGATATTACCCCTTGGCAAATACTTTCTCATGTGTGTGGTGTGCGAACCGAAATCATGGATGAAAGTGGCAGCCTGGTCAGGATAGAACAATCGTTTCTTATAGATATCGCCTCAGCGAGCTTTCCGTTGCTCTCCTCCCACCCAATGCTCGGGCAATTGCCGCATCACGATCTACTTACTGGTGGCTCAGTTGTCTGCCATGCCGTTGGAATTGTTGAACCTATCACGCAATCGCTTTTATCGTACCTTCGGCAGGACCTAAACGACTCTAAGGCTTGGGTTGAGTGGGCGTTGACGAGAAAGTCTGGCGCCTTACTCGCGCGACTCCACATAGCGCTCCGTGAGATCGCTCGAATGACAGATCCCGACTTCGCCGAATGGGCTAAAACGACCCTCACAAACCAGGTTATACCAGAGCTTCAGCAACAGCTGCGATGCTGCGGCCAGCATCTGCTCGACGAGGAGTCACAGTAGTAAGCAAGGTATATTTGTAATTAGAAAAACCAAACCCACAGGCCTCATTCCTTCGAGTTTTCCTAAAGAAATAAACGAGACGAAACGAACCAGAAGCGAGACTCGGTCCTGAAATTGTGGAATAGGTAAGACCTTACCAAGTCCGCCTTTTTTAATTGGGCCAGCTTTGACAATGAGGCGCGTAGGATCGAGCATTACCAATGTAGCAACGAGACCTGTGTACTGATTCACGTACTCAGGTTCGAGCGGGTCGGGTAACTACCACAAAAGTCCCGCCTGAGGACACATCCCGCAGGCGCGCTCCTAAGTATGCAGTTGTTCCTAATC encodes:
- a CDS encoding type I restriction enzyme HsdR N-terminal domain-containing protein, with the protein product MTVTQLTTAPTETDLEAEIHSAIRLAFPLMPAHAIRHQIQFQFKFGHAAIKVDGSKPTSVRSRADVLLFVEDKPLAVLELKRMSEELQPDDGQQGLSYARALNSTPPLVVVSNGIETRYLETHTGGVWVAVDKDAQAFTALVDSASKAAKADLKLAIQTLMGTNSSVWMQAVLHASSANMEELTGSIEDTDQPFGRNFLIPRRPTKKVVDFLRKNQKLVLLEGSSLVGKSNVLRELCELTVSNEVGATLYIETETGSSILQCIADALESHLNWPVTVDEARYWLKQVSDANGPDLILAIDGLNSDDRVVRKEIEDLSSTKFGNHLKLVVALDTTVASRIVITNGRNKSPIGRRAVRVEVEPLDNDEFAHAVQTLLDKRLVLMQGAFYTPDYRHPWVLRSVAALALASLEDESQETFLAILPMLNTDLIQYARDRFEDIDLLRTFAKVAQAMIIESRDAARHPTLIAECNRTFGIRRATLSELLSSDELNLLEEAGYLKPAIHQVTAEHISYVRQPALLASEISRFIKSEIIRRSEKDPADAATWLIDAASRLPLGDVIAAHALLEASTEDEGLPIGVMLKLLKTKPQSKSPTPGTTYAGLHPEIGYIKFRVVRDTVIELFVKGGSKILDLGVPVGELLEDITPWQILSHVCGVRTEIMDESGSLVRIEQSFLIDIASASFPLLSSHPMLGQLPHHDLLTGGSVVCHAVGIVEPITQSLLSYLRQDLNDSKAWVEWALTRKSGALLARLHIALREIARMTDPDFAEWAKTTLTNQVIPELQQQLRCCGQHLLDEESQ